Within the Thermodesulfobacteriota bacterium genome, the region GAGCCCGGGTGAATTGCTTTCCAGGACAGAGGAGCTTGAAGATGTATTAAGGCAAAAGTTGTCCAACTTTACCAAATCCAAGCTGAGACAGAATATCGAAGCCCTCCTCATCGCGGTGGCTCTAGCTTTATGCATAAGGACATTCATCATACAGCCCTTTAAAATTCCGTCCGGCTCCATGATTCCCACTCTTCTAGTGGGTGACCATCTTCTGGTCAATAAGTTTATTTACGGCACGAAGATCCCGTTCACAGACACCTTTATATTGCCCGGGTTTAGTGATATCCGGCGCGGTGACGTAATTGTCTTTGTGTACCCGGACCACGAGGACGACCCTTCGAAGAGGGGGGTTCATTACATCAAAAGGGTGATAGGGCTTCCCGGCGACAGCATAGACATAGCAGGCAGGAATTTATACATAAACGGTGAAGAGGTACCACTTAAATTTGTGGGTGATTATTATGATGAGAGGTCTGGCTCCCAATACGATGAATACGAGGAGTACCTATTCGGCAAGGAACACAGGGTTATTTATGAAAAGGGTATGGAAAGCACCCAGAAAGGTACATACCTGCCGGTGGCAAGGGTCCCCGAGGGACACGTCTTTGTGATGGGAGACAACCGGGATAACAGCCAGGACAGCCGATTCTGGGGGTTTGTGCCTATTCAGAATATAGAGGGTAAGGCCTTTATTATTCATTGGTCATGGGACTTTGATAATGAAAACATACTGGAGAAGGTCAGGTGGAATAGGATTATCTCGATGATTCATTAGCCGGTTTTTTGTGTAAGTCTAAAACCAGGAGGATGGAGGCATGAATCTAAAATCAATTTTTTGGGTTCTGGTTCTGGCTCTACTTTTTTACGTCGGCTTTAAAGTGGTGCCCATATATTACCGGGGGATTATCGGTATCAGGGGTTTGTGCAAGGAGCAGGCCGACCTCTACAAGAAATACGGGCGGGATTTCGTCTTCAAGAGCCTCGACGAGGGGCTGAATAGCATAGGAATACCTCCGGATAAAAGGGAACACACCGTCACCGTGACCGACCAAAACGTAGTGGTTACAATAACCTATTTCGATACGGCCGATTTCTTCGGGAGGTACAAAAAGGATTTTGAGTTCTTCTATCAGTGTGAGGGGGAATTGAAAAGCGTACTCTAGCTAAATAGGGTTATCATGTCTACAAAGGTCATCATGGATTCAGAGACGATCAGCCGGGCCATCTCCCGTATAACCAACCAGATACTGGAGAGAAATAAGGGTGCTGCGGAGATAGTGGTCATCGGCATAAGGACGCGCGGTATTCACATCGCCGAGAGGATCGTGGACCAGATCGAGAAACTGGAGGGAATAAGGCCTCCACTGGGAACGCTGGATATAACCCTTTACCGGGATGACTTCAGGAGGAAAAGCGAGTGGCCGAAGGTGCAGAAAACACACATCCCGTTCTCGGTAGAGGACAAGAACGTCATCCTGGTGGATGATGTAATCTATACCGGCAGGACCACCCGGGCGGCCATAGAGGCCATAATGGATTACGGGAGACCTGCTTCCATTCAGCTTGTGGCGTTTGTGGACAGGGGGCATCGTGAGCTTCCCATCCAGGCCGATTATGTGGGGAGCAAGATCGTCACCCTGCAGTCGGAGACCGTCGAGGTGCATCTTGAGGAAACGGACGGTAAGGACGAAGTGGTAGTGGTGGGGAAATAAGATGGTATTCAAACAGAAACACATTTTGGGGTTGAAGGAACTAACCGCCGAGGAGATAAACCTGATTCTGGACACGGCAGAGTCGATGAAGGAGGTGTCCCAGCGGGACGTGAAGAAGGTTCCGGCGCTCCGGGGTGTAACTGTTGTCAATCTCTTCTTTGAGCCCAGCACCAGGACCAGGTCCTCCTTCGAGATAGCGGAGAAAAGGCTAAGCGCAGACGTTCTTAATTTCACCCCCACCCAGAGCAGTGTGGTGAAGGGCGAGACCCTTCTCGATACCGCCCGAAACCTCGAGGCTATGGGAGCAACGGTAATCGTGATTAGACACGCCATGTCCGGCGCACCTTGGTTGCTGGCAAGAGAGCTTGATTCTTCCATCGTCAATGCCGGGGACGGCTCCCACGAACACCCGAGCCAGGCTCTCCTTGATTTATTCACGGTCAGGGAAGTGAAGAAGGAGATTCAGGGGCTAAAGGTGGTAATAGTCGGGGACATACTACACAGCCGGG harbors:
- the lepB gene encoding signal peptidase I codes for the protein MALALCIRTFIIQPFKIPSGSMIPTLLVGDHLLVNKFIYGTKIPFTDTFILPGFSDIRRGDVIVFVYPDHEDDPSKRGVHYIKRVIGLPGDSIDIAGRNLYINGEEVPLKFVGDYYDERSGSQYDEYEEYLFGKEHRVIYEKGMESTQKGTYLPVARVPEGHVFVMGDNRDNSQDSRFWGFVPIQNIEGKAFIIHWSWDFDNENILEKVRWNRIISMIH
- the pyrR gene encoding bifunctional pyr operon transcriptional regulator/uracil phosphoribosyltransferase PyrR, producing MSTKVIMDSETISRAISRITNQILERNKGAAEIVVIGIRTRGIHIAERIVDQIEKLEGIRPPLGTLDITLYRDDFRRKSEWPKVQKTHIPFSVEDKNVILVDDVIYTGRTTRAAIEAIMDYGRPASIQLVAFVDRGHRELPIQADYVGSKIVTLQSETVEVHLEETDGKDEVVVVGK
- a CDS encoding aspartate carbamoyltransferase catalytic subunit, coding for MVFKQKHILGLKELTAEEINLILDTAESMKEVSQRDVKKVPALRGVTVVNLFFEPSTRTRSSFEIAEKRLSADVLNFTPTQSSVVKGETLLDTARNLEAMGATVIVIRHAMSGAPWLLARELDSSIVNAGDGSHEHPSQALLDLFTVREVKKEIQGLKVVIVGDILHSRVARSNIWGFIKLGAEVRLVGPPTMMPQDVEKMDVKVYYSLEQALKGADVVIMLRIQMERQGSGLFPSLREYSRFYGLTRERLRLAKEDVMLMHPGPINRGVELSSEVADDVHSVILDQVTNGISVRMAMLYLVATGGGNA